The Vibrio sp. 16 genome segment GAGCACGAACCTTATCGTGCGGTTCTAAAAGAGTTACGTAACCTGCTCAACGAAACCAAAGAAATTCTCGATGCGAAAGTCCACGGCCAAAAACTGGCGGTTAAGGCTCCTCTGCAGCGTATCGAACAACTTTGGGAGCCACTATACGCGTGTTACCAATCGCTGCATGAATGTGGCATGGGCATCATCGCTGATGGCTCGCTGCTAGATACTCTTCGTCGCATTAAAGCATTCGGAGTTCACCTCGTTCGCCTAGATATTCGCCAAGAAAGCACTCGCCACTCAGATGTGCTGTCTGAGCTAACTCGCTACTTGGGCATTGGGGATTACGATCAGTGGAGCGAACAAGATAAGATTGCCTTCTTGACCAACGAATTGGCCTCGAAACGCCCGCTTCTTCCCCGTGATTGGGAGCCATCAGAGGCGGTCAAAGAAGTTCTGGATACCTGTAAGATTGTCGCCGCTCAGCCGCGTGAAGCTTTCGGTGCTTACGTCATCTCAATGGCACGCACAGCCTCTGACGTACTGGCCGTTCACCTGCTGCTTCAAGAATCAGGTTGCCCATACCGTATGGACGTTTGTCCATTGTTTGAAACTCTAGACGATTTGAACAATGCGGAATCTGTAATCAAACAGCTCATGGGGATTGACCTCTACCGCGGATTTATCCAAAACCACCAGATGGTAATGATTGGCTACTCGGATTCAGCAAAAGACGCGGGTGTAATGTCGGCAGGCTGGGCTCAGTACCACGCGATGGATTCACTAGTGAAAGTGGCTGAAGAAGAAGGCGTGGAGCTTACCCTCTTCCACGGTCGTGGCGGTACAATTGGCCGCGGTGGTGCGCCTGCTCATGCTGCGTTGCTATCTCAGCCACCGAAGAGTCTAAAAGGCGGTCTTCGCGTTACTGAGCAAGGTGAAATGATCCGCTTTAAGCTAGGCCTACCCGATGTTGCGGTAAACAGTTTCAACCTGTACGCCAGCGCTATCTTGGAGGCGAACCTGCTACCGCCACCAGAGCCAAAACAAGAATGGCGTGATCTGATGGATGTACTGTCTGAAGTCAGCTGTGAAGCATACCGCAGCGTTGTACGTGGCGAGCCAGACTTCGTTCCATACTTCCGTCAAGCAACCCCAGAGCTCGAGTTAGGCAAACTACCGCTTGGCTCTCGCCCGGCAAAACGTAACCCTAAAGGCGGCGTAGAAAGCCTGCGAGCGATTCCGTGGATTTTCTCGTGGAGTCAAAACCGTCTGGTGCTGCCTGCATGGTTGGGCGCGGGTGAAGCTATTCAGTACTCGGTCGACAAAGGTCACCAAGCGCTGCTTGAGGAGATGTGTCGCGAGTGGCCGTTCTTCTCAACTCGTCTAGGCATGTTAGAGATGGTCTACACCAAGTGTAACATCGAGATCTCTCGCTACTATGATGAGCGTCTCGTCGATCCTAAACTTCAGCCTCTGGGTGATCGTCTACGTGACCAGCTTAAGAAAGACATCAAAGCTGTGCTCAATGTAGAGAACAACGAAAACTTGATGCAAAGCGATCCGTGGGGGCAAGAGTCGATTCGCCTACGTAATATCTACGTTGAGCCTTTGAACATGCTTCAAGCAGAGCTTCTGTACCGCACTCGTCAGAGTGAAGAAGCATCGACAGAAGAGCTTGAAGAAGCGCTAATGGTCACCATTGCGGGTATTGCTGCAGGCATGCGTAACACTGGTTAGTGTCCATTTCCACTCTATGCAAAGGGTTAGCTGAAAGGCTAGCCCTTTTTTATTCTTCGCTATTGGTTAATAGATAAACAGCAAAAACACTAACAAAAGAAGACTTTTATAACCAATAAAAAGAATTATAAACCGAATTTTTCAATTATTGAGAAAAATATCAGTTTTTTGGTATATTTTGTCCTTCTATTCTACTTTATGCTTATTATTTAGATATACTACTCGTCCTCTGTATGTATATAACAATTCTTAACATACAGTTTCTTCGACTCCTTCGTGATTCGATCTAGGTGATAAACGGCTTTTTTAAGGTGACATGGCCAACATATGTTGGCGCTGCTTAAAGACTACCTTATACGGTATTCCACTGATTATTAAGTGCCATAGAAGCACAACAGTAGCTAAGCAGTCGTATTTGAGTTTATTGACCATTTGGATTGAAGACATGTCATTACCACACGTTATTCTGACAGTACTGAGCACACGCGATGCTACTGGCTACGATATCACCAAAGAATTTTCAGCAACCATCGGCTACTTCTGGAAAGCTAGCCACCAGCAAGTCTATCGTGAGCTTAACAAAATGGCTCAAAACGAGCTTGTAACTTGCGTATTAGAACCTCAAGAAGGCAAACCTGATCGTAAGGTTTACTCCATCACAGACGCGGGTCGCACAGCGCTTGGTGAATGGTTCGACCAACCAACTGCGCACCCAACAGTGCGTGATGAATTCTCAGCAAAACTCATGGCGTGTGCCGTTCAACCATCGGCGCCATACCGAGTTCAGCTAGCAGAGCTGGTTGAGGAGTCTCGCAAACTCGTTGCGCATTACCAAGAAATTGAAAGTGCGTACTACTCAACACCATCTACTTTGGACAAGCAGCAACGTCTAGAGCGCTTAACATTGCGCCGCAATCTTCTGGTTCGCCAAGCTTGGATTGAGTGGGCAGACGAAGTACTCAGCGAGCTTGCAGAGCTAGGCTAATTACCGCGCTATTCCATACAAGCCGAATCCACGGATTCGGCTTTTTAGTGCCTGCCATTTTGAGTTCCGTCGTAACTTTATAAAAGCAAAAGGAATTGTGTGCAAAACCACGTCACTATATGTCCTTCTATGTGACTAAAGGACATTTCCCCTGATGACGAGACCAATCTCCAAGCTCATTGCGAACCTATTTCTTTGTCTGATACTCAGTGGATGCGTTAACCAAGCGCTGCTGGATGCGCAGCCAGCATTGGTCACAGCGCAAAGCACGAATCTCACCCCGCAGTCCCCTGATAAGGTTGAGATGTATTTTGTGGGCTTTGCTGCGGACTCTTCCCAGAACGTATTCATGAAAGAAGTCAGTTATGTCCAGCAGCTATTTGATCAACGGTTTGAAACCGAAGGGCGCTCGCTACTACTGATCAACAATCGCCAGACCCAAAATGATTACCCAATGGCGACATCAGACAACTTATCCGCAACCCTCACCGCTATTGGCCAGCAAATGGATGTCGACAACGATATTCTGTTTCTTTACCTCTCTGGGCATGGTGAATTTCGCTTTGGCTTGAATGTGAGTTTTGGGCCAAATCACAACGAAACCATTTCGCCTAAAGAGCTCAAGGCGATGTTAGACAACTCAGGGATCAAATGGCGAGTGGTTGTAGTTTCAGCCTGCTTCTCTGGCAACTTCGTGAGTCAGCTTGCCGATTTAAACACCCTAGTCATTAGCGCCTCCGATCCTAACCACCCCTCGTTTGGATGCACCAATACCGCAGAATTCACCTTCTTTGGTGAAGCCTTCTTCAAAAATAATCTGACAAGAACACACTCATTTTTCCAGGCTTTTCTCGCGGCAAAAGAAGAAGTCACACTGAGAGAAACCAAGCTCGGTTTCGATAACTCGAACCCAATGTACCAAAGTGCTAAACCAATCGATGACCAGCTGTCTTTAATGGACCTATGAAACAAAAAAGCCAGCTAGATAACTAGCTGGCTTCTTAGATGAGCATTTTCGAAGGGCTATATCCCGTCGCCACCAATAAAGCTTTGGGATTTACCATTGAATTGTTGGTCCATATCCAATGACGGCTTATCGGTTTTCGGTCTACCGACAATCTTGGCAGGCACCCCCGCCACGGTCGTATGAGCAGGCACGGGTTGCAGCACTACGGAGCAAGAACCAATCTTAGCGCCTTCGCCGACCTCGATGTTGCCGAGAATTTTTGCCCCAGCACCAATCATCACGCCTTCGCGAATTTTCGGGTGACGATCCCCGCACTCTTTACCTGTACCGCCAAGTGTCACATCTTGAAGGATGGAGACATCATTCTCCACCACCGCGGTTTCACCAATCACAATACCCGTTGCATGGTCTAACATGATGCCACGGCCAATGCGGGCAGCTGGGTGAATATCCACCTGACAAGCCACAGAGATTTGGTTTTGAAGATACGTCGCAAGAGCGACTCGACCTTGCTTCCAAAGCCAGTTAGCAACGCGATACCCTTGCAGCGCGTGATACCCTTTCAAATAGAGTAATGGCATTGAGTACATTGCGACCGCTGGATCTCGATTTACCGTCGCGCAAATGTCACACGCTGCGGCTTCGGTAATCTTTGGATCGGCATTAAACGCCTCTTCAACGACTTCACGTACCGCCATAGCCGGCATTGAAGCAGTATTGAGCTTGTTGGCAAGAATGTAGCTCAACGCCGACGCTAAGCTGTCGTGTTTAATGATCGTGGCATGATAAAAGCTCGCAAGCATAGGCTCTTGCTCCGAGAGCTCTCTTGCTTCACGAACAATCGCTTGCCAAACGTTCTTTTTTTCGCAATGTTTCATGTGCTTTCCTAGTATCCAATCCTTGTTGCTAGATACGATCTTTCTTCTAGTAGCTGGGTAGCCTTATGCCTCTGCCTTCTTATCGCGAGCAAGAAGATCCTTCGCAGCGAGTCGCGCATCCTTTCCTTGATACAATACTTGATAGATTTGATCAACAATTGGCATCTCAACGCCCATGCGTTCAGCCAACAAAAACACTTCTTTGGTATTGCGATAGCCTTCAACCACCTGACCAATTTCATTCTGTGCCGTATCCACATCCTTGCCTTGACCTAAAGCCAAACCAAAGCGGCGGTTACGTGATTGGTTATCTGTACAAGTCAGTACCAGATCGCCAAGACCCGCCATGCCCATAAACGTTTCCGCTTGTGCACCTAGAGCAGCTCCCAAGCGGCTCATTTCCGCGAGACCACGGGTAATTAATGCGGTACGAGCGTTCGCGCCAAAACCAATGCCATCTGACATACCCGCGCCAATCGCAATCACGTTCTTCACCGCGCCGCCCAACTGCATGCCAGTAAAGTCACTGTTTGCGTACACTCGGAATGTTTTACTGCAATGAATTTTTTCTTGGAGATCGGCAACAAACTCGGCATCTGGTGAAGCTACCGAGATAGCCGTCGGCATACCCATCGCTAACTCTTTCGCAAACGTCGGGCCAGATAACACTGCCAGTGAGTAGCCTTCCCCTAGCGCGTCGTAAGCCACATCTTTTAACAAACGACCCGTTTCTGGCTCCAACCCTTTCGTTGCCCAGCAGATGCGCGTATCGTCGCGCAGGAAAGGCTTCACGCTGTTCAATACAATACCAAACACATGGCTCGGTACGACAACCAAAAGGTCACGGCTAGACTGAACCGCTTTTTCTAGATCAGACTCAACGATTAAACTCTCTGGAAAATCAATACCAGGTAGAAACTCATGGTTAGCGCGATCGGCTTCCAAACGCGCCATGTGTTCTGGCTCGTGCCCCCAGATTACGATGTTCGCACCGTTGCGAGCCAACGAGATCGCGAGCGAGGTGCCGTATGACCCCGCTCCAAGAACCACCATTGAAATCTCTTTACCGTAGGCATTGTTGGTATTTTTATCTGTCATTGTTCCGCCTGATTGTCGTGTAAGTGACTAGAATCCAGTTGTCATCGCCTTGATGAGTAAGACGCTGAAAACTCCACTCTACTTAAAGAAAAAATGCACAGCGCATCAACATGAAGATACTCTGTGCATTTGATTCCCGCTCTGTAAAACAGAGTCAGTCAATTAAGCTTCCGCTTGGCCTTCCGCCTGAGCTTGTTGCTGTAGGTAGTTCATAAACAGTGCATCAAAGTTAACTGGTGCAAGGTTTAGTTGTGGGAACGTACCTTTAACAACTAGGCTAGAAATCGTTTCACGAGCGTATGGGAATAGAATGTTTGGACAGAACGCACCTAGACAGTGAGCGAGTTGACCTGCTTCCATTTTCTCTGCTGTGAAAATACCGCCTTGCTGTACTTCACATAGGAACGCTGTCTCTTCTGCATTTTTCACAGTAACAGTCAAACGAAGCACAACTTCGTAAACACCCTCACCCAGTTCACGGCTTTGCGTGTCTAGATCCAGTTTCACATCTGGGTTCCACTCTTTTTGGAACATGTCTGGTGAATTTGGCGCTTCGAAAGAAACGTCTTTTAGGAAGATACGTTGAATTGCGAAGTTTTGAGCTTCTTGTTGCGGTGCTGCTTCAGCCATTATAAAAATCCTTTAATCTTGAATTACGAGTCTGTTTCGAGACTAACTGAGAGTGCTTACGCTGACTAGGTTTCCACGCTATTTCGTGGGAGTCTTCACATCTCTCAGCGATAAACGCTGACTTTTCAATCAACGCTCCAAGCATTCGTTGTGTAAATTACTTCTTACCTTTAACCAAAGGTAGGTTTGCTTCATTCCAAGCAATAAGACCATTCTTAAGCAAGTTCACTTTTTCAAAGCCTGCTTTCGCTAGAAGGTTAGCGCTCTCTTGCGCCGTTTGACCTGTCTTGCATACTACGATGATTGGGTCACCTTTGCGGTTTTCAAGGCTACCAAAGTTACCTGCTTTAATATCAGACGGCAAAATGTGAACTGCATCGGTAATATGACCTTTGCGGAACTCATCTTTCGCACGAATATCAACCACAACACCATTCTCACGGTTCATCAGGGTGGTCACTTCGTTGGCAGTGATTTCTTTGTAGGCTGCTGTCGCAGACTTAACGATGTTCATGATAAGGGCGACCAAAAGACCTACCCATACCAGAGATAGAATCATGTTCTCTTGAAAAAATGCGATGTAATCTTGCATGTCCTGTGCTCTTCGATGATAGAGCTGCCACTTCAAATATGAAGGCGATAGCAGCTCTAGACTAAAATTCAGATTGGGAGTATAGCGAGGTTAAGGTGCCTAAGCGAGCCAAATGCACGCACAATCACCATCTGTTGCGTATTTAGTCACGCTCTTGGGAATGGGAAAGCAGTCACCTGATCAATGTGATCACAGCCGATCGCCAGCATAATCAAGCGATCAACGCCCAGTGCGACGCCCGCGCACTCTGGAAGCCCTGACTCCAAAGCAGCGATCAGGTTATGATCAATCGGTTGAGGCTCCAACCCCATCTCAACGCGCTTAGCGTTGTCTTGCTCAAAACGTTTCAACTGCTCTTTGGGGTTATCCAGCTCATGGAAGCCGTTTGCCAGTTCAATCCCTTTAAAGTAGAGCTCAAAACGATCGGCGACTCTTGGATCCTGTCGATTTATTTTCGCCAAAGCGGCTTGGGAGGCTGGGAAATCATAAACAAATGCCGGAGTCTTTTGGCCTATCTTAGCTTCGACGCCGATGCTAAATAGCAATTGCAGTAGGGTATCGCGATCGTCTTCAGGCTCTGCAATATCACTCAGCCCCAGCTTGGCCGCCACCACTTTGAGTTCCTGCATCGAACCTTCTAACGGGCACACACCAAGTACGTCCATGAAAGCTTGCTGGTAAGTCATACGCTCAGCAGCGCCACACTTCAATACTAGTTGCAGTAGGTCGTCCATCTCATCCATTAACTGGTGATGGTCAAAGCCAACTCGGTACCACTCGAGCATAGTGAATTCAGGGTTGTGGTAACGGCCATTCTCTTCATTACGAAATGCTTTATTGATCTGATAAATACAACCACTACCCGCCGCCAAGAGGCGCTTCATATGGAACTCTGGGCTCGTCATAAAATAGAGCTTACTGCCGTCGGCGTAACCTGGACCAACAAACTCCGTTTGGAACGTGTGTAAGTGAACATCGGTCACCGTCGCATGGCTCATTGCGGGTGTATCAACTTCCAATACATCACGCTCTAGGAAAAACTGACGGATCTGGTTCAACAAATGCGCACGTTGACGCAATTGCTCTACCGAAGCGGTGGGCTGCCAATCTTGGTTCATAGGAACTCTCTTTAGATGTTTGATGGCGGCAAAGTATCAATTTTGTTCTTCTTTGCCTAGTGAGCGCCATTTTACCGACTTAGCCCCCTCAAAGCAGCTTTTAAAATGGGCGAATATGAAGCAAGCATTTCGCGTATTACAGCTCAAAAAACATCCGTCGCAACACGAACTATCCATGCCTGTAATGTCACGCAACAGCCGTTTAACAAAGTTCCTCGCAAGCCAAAAAGTCATAAAATCCTTTGCCGTGATTGCAGTCACATAACCTGCAAAATTTATGCTCTTACATGCATTAGTGGAGCAAAAACCTAATTACATCAATTTTTCTGAAAAAAAGCTCTTCTACACTAACCCTACCACTTTTGGGGAGTAACCCCATTTTATTATAACAAGCGGATATTTCCGCAATTTCACACTGGAGGATAACTGTGCAAACTATCACCACAGATATCGCAGTGATCGGCGCAGGCGGCGCTGGTCTTCGCACTGCTATTGCAGCAGCTGAAGCAAACCCTGACTTAGAAGTTGCTCTGATTTCTAAAGTGTACCCGATGCGTTCTCACACGGTCGCTGCAGAAGGTGGCTCAGCCGCAGTTATCAAGGATGAAGACAGCTTAGACAACCATTTCAACGATACCGTTGGCGGTGGTGACTGGCTTTGTGAACAGGATGTCGTTGAGTACTTCGTAAAGAATGCAACTCGTGAAATGATTCAAATGGAACAGTGGGGCTGTCCATGGAGCCGTAAAGAAAACGGTGAAGTGAACGTACGCCGTTTCGGTGGCATGAAAGTCGAACGTACTTGGTTCGCTGCCGACAAAACTGGCTTCCACATGCTTCATACCCTATTCCAGACGTCGATGAAATACGACAACATCAAACGTTTTGATGAGTATTTTGTTGTGGATCTGCTTGTTGATGAAGGTGAGGTTCAAGGCCTGATCGCGATTCACATGTCAGAGGGTGAATTAGTGACCATCAAAGCAAAATCCGTTGTATTGGCAACAGGTGGCGCAGGTCGAGTTTACCACTGTAACACCAACGGCGGTATCGTAACGGGCGACGGCATGGCGATGGCTTACCGTCACGGCGTTCCTCTACGTGATATGGAATTCGTTCAGTACCACCCAACAGGTCTTCCTGGCACGGGTATCCTAATGACTGAAGGTTGTCGTGGTGAAGGCGGTATCATCGTTAACAAAGATGGCTATCGTTACCTACAAGACTACGGCATGGGCCCAGAAACTCCAGTGGGTCAACCTAAGAACAAATACATGGAACTTGGTCCACGTGACAAAGTTTCGCAAGCTTTCTGGCACGAACAACAGAAAGGCAACACCATCAAACACCCTCTTGGTGATGTGGTGCATCTAGACCTTCGCCACCTAGGTGAAGAGTACCTACAAGAGCGTCTCCCGTTCATCTGTGAACTAGCGAAAGCTTACGTGAACGTTGACCCTGCAAAAGAGCCAATTCCAATTCGTCCAACGGTTCACTACACCATGGGTGGTATTGAAACCAACGGCGAATGTGAAACTCGCATCAAAGGTCTATTCGCAGTCGGTGAATGTGCCTCTGTGGGTCTTCACGGTGCAAACCGTCTTGGTTCTAACTCACTGGCTGAGTTCGTGGTATTCGGTCGCGTTGCGGGTGAGCAAGCAGTGAAACGTGCAGCAGAGTTTAAAGGCTGGAACGAAGAGTCAATTGCAGCTCAAGTGAAAGCAGTTGAAGAACGCATTGCCGCACTGATGAACCAAGAAGGTGATGAAAACTGGGCAACCATCCGTACTGAAATGGGTCACACCATGGAAGCGGGTTGTGGTATCTACCGCCAAGAAGATCTAATGCAAGCAACGATTGAAAAAATCACTGAGCTGAAAGAGCGTTACAAGCGCATTAGCATCAAAGACAAAGGCAAGGTGTTCAACACAGACCTTCTTTACGCTATCGAAGTCGGTTACGGCCTAGAGGTGGCAGAAGCGATGGTTCACTCTGCAATCTTGCGTAAAGAGTCACGTGGTGCGCACCAGCGTCTAGACGATGGTTGTACAGAGCGTGACGACGTGAACTTCCTGAAACACTCTCTCGCATTCTTCAAAGAAGACTCTGCACCAAGTATCGACTACAGCAATGTGACGATTACTAAGTCACAACCAAAAGCACGTCTATACGGTGAAGCAGCAGAGAAAGCCGCTGCAGAAGAAGCAGCGCAAGCGGCAGAGAAGCAGGCAGAGGAGCAAGCATAATGTCAGCAAATCGCATCCAAAAAGTAGAAGTTCTGCGTTATGACCCAGAGAAAGACGCAGAACCGCATTTTCAAACCTTTGAAGTGCCATTTGATGAAACCATGTCAACGCTTGATGCGCTTGGCTACATCAAAGACAACCTAGACAAAGACCTGTCTTACCGCTGGTCTTGTCGTATGGCGATCTGTGGTTCCTGCGGCATTATGGTCAACGGCGTGCCTAAACTTGCGTGTAAGAGCTTCCTACGCGATTACCCAAATGGCGTGAAAATTGAACCACTAGCAAACTTCCCAATCGAGAAAGATTTGATCGTGGATATGACGCCGTTTATCGAGCGCCTAGAAGCCATCAAACCTTACATCATTGGTAACGACCGTAAACCAGAAGACGGCACGAACCTACAAACACCTGAACAAATGGCAAAGTACAAGCAGTTTGCTGGCTGTATCAACTGTGGTCTGTGCTACGCAGCCTGTCCTCAGTTCGGTTTGAACCCTGAGTTCATCGGCCCTGCTGCCCTCACTCTGGCACACCGTTACAACCTAGACAGCCGTGACAACGGTAAAGATGAGCGCATGGCGTTAATCAATGGTGAGAATGGTGCCTGGGGCTGTACCTTCGTCGGTTACTGTTCTGAAGTGTGTCCGAAAAACGTAGACCCAGCAGCAGCGGTAAACCAAGGTAAAGTGGAGTCTTCAATGGACTTCGTTATCTCCATGTTCAAACCTGATGGCACTCCAACAAAAACAGCAGAGGAGGCGTAAGATGAGTAACCGTAAACCTTACGTTCGTGAAGTAAAACGTACATGGTGGAAAGATCATCCGTTTTACCGCTTCTACATGCTGCGTGAAGCAACCGTACTGCCTTTGGTGCTATTTACTTTGTTCCTGACATTTGGTCTGGGCGCACTCGTAAAAGGCCCAGAAGCATGGCAAACCTGGCTCGGCTTTATGGCTAACCCTGTGGTAGTTGCGATTAACATCGTGGCTCTGTTAGGTAGCCTCCTGCACGCACAAACCTTCTTCAGCATGATGCCTCAGGTAATGCCGATTCGTTTGAAAGGTAAGCCAGTCGATAAGAAGATCATTGTTCTGACTCAATGGGCTGCTGTTGCTTTCATCTCACTTGTCGTTTTGGTCATCGTGTAAGGAGCTTTAACAATGAAACCGAATTTTTCAGTAGATAGAGCACCGAAGCGTTCTGATGAGCCAATCTGGTGGGGGCTATTTGGCGCAGGTGGTACTTGGTTTGCAATGATCACCCCTGTTACGATTTTAGTGCTGGGTATTTTGGTACCTTTAGGCGTCATCAATGCTGATGCACTGAGTTATGAGCGTGTGTCTGAGTTTGCCACCAGCATCATTGGTGCCCTGTTCATTATCGGTACACTCGCACTGCCAATGTGGCATGCCATGCACCGTGTACACCACGGTATGCACGACCTTAAGTTCCACACGGGTGTCGTTGGCAAAGTGGCGTGTTACGCATTCGCAGGTTTGATTTCTGCACTAGCGGTTATCTTTATCTTTATGATTTAAGAGACAAGATAAAATCAAAAAGAGGCTGATAGATACTATCAGCCTCTTTTTTCATACCTTCTCGAGCTTTAGGTTACCCATGTACCTATTGCTGGGTCACCTTCTTCGTTTGGTCCATAAGCCCCAAGGCGCCAAAGCCAGTGATTACGTCCAAGTTGGTTTTTAAGCCTGTTTCATCACTACCACCGATGTAGTTTTGCGGCATCTGAACTTGGAAGTTCTGCAAATTACTGTACAACGAGTTCGCCACATCGCGATTTAGCTCCGCTAGGTATACTTCACGGTTAGCGCCCAGTGCAGCGTACTTCGCTTTTAGAACTTCTGCTTCCGCTCGACCTTTTTCAAGTATCGCTTTGGCTTCAAATTCTGCCGATAGCGCGTTCGCTTTTTGGATGGCTAGGTTGGCTTCTGCTATCGCGAGCTCTTTCTCTTTTTCGACTTCAGCAAGACGTTTGGTTTTTTCAACTTCAACGATCTCACGCTCTGCAATTTGCCTCGCTACTTCAACTTCTTTCTGCTGAGAAATGATCGCCAGTTCCTTCTGACGCTGAGCGTCTTGTACTTCACGAGTTCGCTGGATCTCTTTTCGCAACTGCTCAGTTTCCGCTTGAGCTTTCGACGTCTCTTGCTCCTGAATTGCACGGATACGGTCGGCAACCAAACGCTTTTTGTCCGCTAATAG includes the following:
- the frdA gene encoding fumarate reductase (quinol) flavoprotein subunit, whose amino-acid sequence is MQTITTDIAVIGAGGAGLRTAIAAAEANPDLEVALISKVYPMRSHTVAAEGGSAAVIKDEDSLDNHFNDTVGGGDWLCEQDVVEYFVKNATREMIQMEQWGCPWSRKENGEVNVRRFGGMKVERTWFAADKTGFHMLHTLFQTSMKYDNIKRFDEYFVVDLLVDEGEVQGLIAIHMSEGELVTIKAKSVVLATGGAGRVYHCNTNGGIVTGDGMAMAYRHGVPLRDMEFVQYHPTGLPGTGILMTEGCRGEGGIIVNKDGYRYLQDYGMGPETPVGQPKNKYMELGPRDKVSQAFWHEQQKGNTIKHPLGDVVHLDLRHLGEEYLQERLPFICELAKAYVNVDPAKEPIPIRPTVHYTMGGIETNGECETRIKGLFAVGECASVGLHGANRLGSNSLAEFVVFGRVAGEQAVKRAAEFKGWNEESIAAQVKAVEERIAALMNQEGDENWATIRTEMGHTMEAGCGIYRQEDLMQATIEKITELKERYKRISIKDKGKVFNTDLLYAIEVGYGLEVAEAMVHSAILRKESRGAHQRLDDGCTERDDVNFLKHSLAFFKEDSAPSIDYSNVTITKSQPKARLYGEAAEKAAAEEAAQAAEKQAEEQA
- a CDS encoding succinate dehydrogenase/fumarate reductase iron-sulfur subunit; its protein translation is MSANRIQKVEVLRYDPEKDAEPHFQTFEVPFDETMSTLDALGYIKDNLDKDLSYRWSCRMAICGSCGIMVNGVPKLACKSFLRDYPNGVKIEPLANFPIEKDLIVDMTPFIERLEAIKPYIIGNDRKPEDGTNLQTPEQMAKYKQFAGCINCGLCYAACPQFGLNPEFIGPAALTLAHRYNLDSRDNGKDERMALINGENGAWGCTFVGYCSEVCPKNVDPAAAVNQGKVESSMDFVISMFKPDGTPTKTAEEA
- the frdC gene encoding fumarate reductase subunit FrdC, whose translation is MSNRKPYVREVKRTWWKDHPFYRFYMLREATVLPLVLFTLFLTFGLGALVKGPEAWQTWLGFMANPVVVAINIVALLGSLLHAQTFFSMMPQVMPIRLKGKPVDKKIIVLTQWAAVAFISLVVLVIV
- the frdD gene encoding fumarate reductase subunit FrdD, with the protein product MKPNFSVDRAPKRSDEPIWWGLFGAGGTWFAMITPVTILVLGILVPLGVINADALSYERVSEFATSIIGALFIIGTLALPMWHAMHRVHHGMHDLKFHTGVVGKVACYAFAGLISALAVIFIFMI